One region of Grus americana isolate bGruAme1 chromosome 20, bGruAme1.mat, whole genome shotgun sequence genomic DNA includes:
- the GBGT1 gene encoding globoside alpha-1,3-N-acetylgalactosaminyltransferase 1 isoform X2, giving the protein MKGYRVNYYIFTDNPETIPNVQLQPGRRFVIVPIKKYSSWEEISMRRMEAINKHIAETSHQEVDYLFCLDIDMVFHNAWGPETLGDTVAALHPGYFKVPRSQFPYERRSSSAAYIPDGEGDFYYGGAVFGGLVQKVYEFTKTCHMTILTDKANGIMAAWQEESHLNRHFLSHKPSKVLSPEYLWDDRKPKPPEIHLIRFSTLDKNYREIRD; this is encoded by the coding sequence ATGAAAGGCTATCGGGTGAATTATTATATCTTCACTGACAACCCTGAGACAATTCCCAATGTCCAGCTGCAACCTGGGCGAAGGTTTGTCATTGTCCCCATCAAGAAATACTCCAGCTGGGAAGAGATCTCCATGCGCAGGATGGAGGCCATAAACAAGCACATAGCGGAGACGAGCCATCAGGAGGTGGACTACCTCTTCTGCCTGGACATTGACATGGTGTTCCACAATGCCTGGGGGCCAGAGACCCTGGGTGATACAGTAGCAGCCTTACACCCTGGCTATTTCAAAGTCCCTCGCAGCCAGTTCCCTTATGAGAGGAGGAGCTCTTCAGCAGCCTACATCCCTGATGGAGAAGGGGACTTCTACTATGGAGGAGCCGTGTTTGGAGGGCTGGTCCAGAAAGTCTATGAGTTCACCAAGACTTGCCACATGACCATCCTGACGGACAAAGCCAACGGGATCATGGCAGCCTGGCAGGAAGAAAGCCATCTCAACAGGCACTTCCTCTCCCACAAACCCTCCAAGGTGCTTTCTCCAGAGTATTTATGGGATGACAGGAAGCCAAAGCCCCCTGAAATTCACCTCATACGTTTTTCCACATTGGATAAGAACTACAGAGAGATACGAGATTGA